From the Candida dubliniensis CD36 chromosome 2, complete sequence genome, the window TGACTTCCCCTGCACGGTTACCACATAGTTACCAAATCCGTCAATTGAGTCGGGACCCATGGCTGCAACTGAGTACGGCATATCAGTATAGATACCCATAATCTCCTCTCTTTTCAATGACCCTTCATCATCATGGTTTCCAACTGTGATTGCAAATGGAATTTTCCGTTCCACAAAAGGATTTAATGCCTTAAATGCAGAGGATTCCAGATCTGGTGAAGCATCACCAAATATCTGATCCCCAGTCAAAACAACCATATCGGGTTTTTCCAAATCCAACactttattaataaattccaAAGTTCTTGAATCGGCTTTGCAACCTTTTGCTGATGATGGAGGTTGGGGATCCAAACATTTACCATATCCAGTTGAAAAATGCAAATCTGCGATTTGAAggattttaaatttatccTCTGAGTTCATTGCCAATGTTGTTTCAAACTCTTTTTtgtaatcaatttttggtCCTCTTCTAAATGTGATGTATGCAGGCAAGTTTGATGGGTTGGAAACTCCGGTAATTGGaattttgattaaattcCAATTTGGTCTAGGATCAACTGCTTCGTATCCAAACAATAAATCTATCGCTGATACTGTATTCTTGCTGTTATGTGGACCATATTTCAACCAGATACCATTAGACTTGTATCTCCATCCACTTTTTAGAACTGCATCCATTTTAGGAACATAAAGCACTCtattcaaatcatttcTATTTGTAACAATCTCCCGTTTATCTTTCTTGTCGTCTCCTTTAGGTGATTCAGGTTTAAtgttttcttcaaattccTTGGGATGGTCGTTGTCGTTCTGTTCTGAAGATTGCTTTAATTGGTCTGCTTCTTTTCCCTTCTCTTTCGCATCTTCTTGTGCTGCTTCCTTTCTTTCATCATCTTGTTCTTTCTTActctcttcttcttttcgGTTCTCTTCTGCACTTTCGATATCCTTGTTGCCATCAGACTCCAATTCTGCTTGTATTTTATCATCTACTGGAGCAGCATTCACTCTATTGTCGTTATTTTGTTCCATAAAACTTGCATGGgtatcatcatcatataCTTGTACATTATGGAAAGTTTGTATAATGTATTTTggtaatttcaatttttcgtTTCCCTTTATTTTAACATCATTAACTGGATCGGCAACTGCAATATCTATAATGACTTCGTCAAcaacattttctttattcttctttccCGCTGACAAGTACTTTTCAAACTCATcatgttttatttttttataatttaaatattgtCTTTTACTCCATGAAGATCCTAGACATAtgtctttttttaatcGATACCATTGTGCTTTGTCACCCAATAATCCTTTGCTGACATCAGGTAGTCCGCatcttttattattgaaaccTAACTTGAAGCAATTGTTAAATGATATATCCACAATAAACAGATCCGAAGGTGGTTGGAAAAATAATGGTGCCGCAGTACCAAATATATCAAACggaatatatttattgatcTCAATAATCTGATGTTTGTTTGCAAGTAATAACAAAAAGAGAGAGACCGCTAAGAAAAATGCCAAATAAATTAGCAGTCGTAATAGTCTTTTAGGTAGTAACATGAATGCTCAATTTGTAATAGTGGCTTTGAATATGTACTTGAATACTaataagaaattaaaaagaagGATTCTTGTTGGTAACagaaaagaatattattgaacattttcaattcttttttttttttttttttttttttttctttctgttttcaattttaattccCACACAATGAAGCTTTCTTACattgatttataatgaCACAAATGCGACAAGACGTTTTCTCCTCCTCCAACCCAAAATATAACAATTACTCCTATGTATCTTCATAAACCTATTTAAAGCAATTgacaaaaacaaacaacttCACTGGAATCTAGATTCAATGGCCAAAAAAAGAGTAATTCTGTTTATTCGCTTTTTTTAACTCTTTCAGCCTCTAATTTGGCTTCTCTTTCTTTAGCCTCTGGTTCAATATCAGGAAATGAATTTGGATCAATCTTTGGTTTATTGGTGTCGGGTTTTAAAATCTGTTGActaaattcttttaaatcttctttttgtttttgttcgGGTTCAACATCGGGGAATTTGTTAGCACCAATATTTGCATGGTGATCAGCAGGGTGAACGACGGCGTGAGGTTTGTTAATTCTTGATATAGGAACCATTTTATCCCCTAATTTAACATATAATTCCCCATCGATTTTCTCACCAGTTTCAAAACTATCTTCTTTCTTACCATCTGCAGACATGAATGAATATTTGTATATTAAAAGTAAACcaatgaataataaacaattgaataagAATCTATTCATTAAAtccttaaaaaaaaaaaaaaattggtagAAGGGGTATCTATAAGgaactaaaaaaattgaatggCAAAAACTAAAACCATGCAGACTAGGTAATACAAATCTCACtcttatttatatattgttGCTGTGttacacacacacacacacacacacacacaaactTTAAGTATTTGTTTATCTTGCTTTTTCGGTATCATGCGGAGAGAGAATATCGATTTTCTCGAACAAATAATCACGTGTTTTGCAGACAACTGCTCCTATACTCAGATTTGAGCTCGCAAGAAGCCAAGAGCAAATTTTACTGTAAAACTCATAAACTGCTAGACTGTTTGAGTATATATtcgacgacgacgacgactGAAAGAATATGAAACCTatattaattgtttataaGGGACTCGCTACTTTCCCAGACAGAACATCATTAACTACTTTGCTTGAAGCTATTCCACCAGTACTCGTATTCTTTCCAACTTCTGGTATCAAGGTGGTCAGCAAATTCATGGCATAAATTGTCACAAacataacaataatatgTAGTCCCAAACAATAAGCTAAAAATAACATACGTGTTGTTCTGGTGGTCAAAACTGCTCTTGTTATCGATATGAATAATCTTTCCAACGGAGATAATCTAGAATTTATTCTTTCCTGCTCCCTCATTCTAAACTGTTCAATTGGATGCAATTTTAACTCATAGCTTTGTTGATATGGATTACTCTCTAAATCAGTATTTGGTTTTGGGTTCAAGAATTTTCTTCCCGTTGATGTAGTAGTTATATTTCTTGTACCTGGTGTTTGGAATGATGCCAAATATCTTGTTCTTTCGTACAACTCttcattatcttttttcaatgaattGTTCTGTCTCTTTAATTCATTCACTAGGTTGAATTGTTTTCTGAGTTCTTCCTCTAActcattatttttttctctgaATCTATCTCTTTGCTTGgttattattggtaaaaTTGATGGTGAGTCTTCTGCGACAATCCCCAATCCACTACCAAAACTATTATTGCCTGGGTGACCGGAAATAATGCTTCCACTTCTACCATTTGGTCTGGTCATTCTGGACATACCTGAAATTAAACTTGCATTATCATTGAACCTGTTGCTGCTAGCAACATCTTGAAGATTGGCCAAGTCATTTTCTAACTTTTCATTCAACTCTTTAAGTCTGTTAACCTCCGCTAAGGATGATTCCACTTGTGCTTCTAGGCTgacaatttttgaattcaaatcatcatGCTGGGCTCTATGATCTGCCAATTGTTGTGTAAGtgatttgtttctttctatAAGTATCGAGTCCACTTTAGCATTTGCATTTCCAGTTTCATCGTCCTCATCTCCATGTCCAAACTCAATTTGTCTGAGTAATTGCAACTCGCCTTTAATCTCTTCATAGTCAGATGCTTTGTCCAATTGAAGTTTTAAATTCTTAATTTCAAGTTCCATACTCGAGATATCGCGATTCAATGAATCTGTCTTCAACGCATGTTCTTTATCAGAATCTTGCAACTTTTTTCGAGTTTGGTTTAAATTGGCTACTAAAAGAACATTTTCACCTTCCAACTCAGACACCCTTTTGGAATAATCCTCTTTGATCagtttaatttcaatatcattttgTGACTTTGATAATTCACGCCTCAAGTcttcatttcttttctccAATTCAAATACTCTTTTCTTCGATGCCTCTGCATCTCTGGTTACAATTTCCAACTCTGCTAATGTAGAAGCTGAAACACCATCTCTTCcagtttgtttgttttggttATCTAACTTCAACTCAGTTACCTCATTGGAAGTTcgtaattcttcaatttgtCTTTGTGCTATCTTGATTTGATCTTTCAAATGGTTTTCCTTTTCCAACCAATTagattctttttcatctATTATTGACTTGAATTCATCTTCTTTAgcatttaatttcaaactCAATAATTCTGCTGCCTTTTGTTCATTCTGCAATAATCTTTGTTTCAAGTTGTCATAATCGGCACGTTTTGCCAACTCATCAGTCAACCTATCGACTTCTTTTCTCAACGATAAGGtttcttttgattcaattacTGAGTCTAAAGACATTTCGAGTAATGGACGTGGATCAGGTGCTTCGGCCAAGCTTCTATAAATTCCAAAGAAATAACTCTCAACCATTTTGTTCTTAGTGgtcaaattatcaatttcattttgataCAACTTCAATAACgatttgaattgattcaatttctcAGAATCTTCCAACTTTTTGaattcttttgtttttgagGCTAAGTTCTTTCTGCTTAACAAAGAAGCCTTTTGATCCTCTTTCAACTCTATTCCTTGTTCATCTAATTTCTTTTGCAATGATGGCAAGTCAATTTCTATCCAAGTCTGCAATGCATTACCAAATACATGGGAGGACGTATCTCCTCCCtccattttctttgatttcgCCTCTGTGTTTGACATGGAAAATGTGGATGTGTGAAAACGTTATATGTGTGTATAATAAATGGAATAAAAGAAGTAGTTGTGTTTTTctagattttttttttgctcaAGAATAATAAGATAATTAAatgtgtatatatatagagtGTGTTGTGTGTAcagtgttgttgttgttgttgttattcttGTTGCTTATGGACGCGAATTATCGAACAACTCATACGATACAACTCATTGTTTCTGATTCACTTGTTTACCAGCAATACAAGTAAACTCCATTGTCACTAGAAATATAAACAGATATAGCACAGAAGATTCACAAAACTCATCTACATTTTcgtttttcttgtttacTTTTTTGACTTTATgtgaattaatttatacGTAATAATATAAACACTAATAAACAGGGGATGGTTGGTTTAAATGAAAGTTTCGTAAGCGACTGGAGCCAAAGTTTGAGGAACGTTACCTTCGGTAGAGATGATTCTTGAACCTCTTGGCTTGGCAGCTTGTCTCTTCAAGTAAACGGTTTCACCGTTAGCTTTAGCTTCTCTCTTTTTAGCAGCGTTAGATTTAACTCTGTTCAAGAATTCTTGACGACAAGCAGAGTGTTTAACGTGTTCAACTCTCAAGTTAACTCTCTTTTCAATGTATCTGTTTCCAACAACTTTGTTAATGATAACACCAACGGAGGATTTGGTAACGTTGTAAACAATACCAGTCTTACCGTGGTAGTATTTGTGTGGCATACCTTTTTGGATAGAACCATTGGCTTTGATATCAACAATGTCACCAACTTTGTAAACCTTCAAGTAAGTAGACAATGGAATAGTACCATGTTTTTTGAAGTCACGTTGGAAAGCGTAACGAGTACCTGATCTGTAACCACGactataataatattaatgttAGTATAACCATCTAGATATGTACAATGTGActgaataaaaaaatagacAGTGATGTTCCTTTCTTATAGTTGATGCTCTTTCtgattaattaaattttcttatttCATTGTGGAGCAGGTTGATTGAAAACTTGGTTGAATATTCTCTGATGAagtatttcttttcaatgTAAAAGTTTAAGCTGAGTTCATAATCTCTCCAGTTTGCATAATCTCCAATCTCTTGTCTTTTTGAACACATTCTATCGTTTAATGTCACATTCCCATTATATATCTTATTCCATTTATCACATACGATTTACCCATTTTTGATGTATATGTTGGTGAACTATTATCAAGAAAGGATTGTTAAAAAcgaaaatttgaaaaaatttaattttgtttagtGCGAGAGAGTGTCTCCAGTATTGGAACAGTAAATTCGCACTGTGTTAATGGCTCTcatacaatttttttttttttcgctGTGTCTGTATTACTGGGAGGTGTGCAAAAAAggagaaaaaataaactataTGGTTGTGTATATAACTTAGGGCTATAGCCCTAAACCCAAATTgtaaacttttttttattgtttgcAACCACCGCTTATACCAGACATAAAGTGAGCAGCAGCACATTGAAAGACATACGTTTATTGGTTGTTAACGTAGAATGTCTTAACCAGCGAAATACAGAAGTCCCTGGTAAACTCTACATTGTtgcaatattattattggaaagTTTTAAAccaatttgttgatattaaaagaaaagttttATTTATGTGTATATAAATTACAGGTTGTTTTTGAATGCTAATGCatttattcttcttcttcttcagcaCCTTCTTCACCACCTTTACCTTGGTTCTTTCTCTTAACTCTACCGGCTCTACCACCACCGTATGGAGAGTTATGGGCAAAGTCAATGTGTTTTTGAGAGTCCAATCTGACAGTGAATGATGGAATGTTGACAATTTGTTTACCAACAGCAATGTGTCTTTGGGTGATCAAAACTCTGGCGTGGTGGATAGATCTAGCTAAACctaatttgaaaacttgGGTTTGTAATCTTCTTTCCAAGAAATCTTCTGGTTTCAAAGCCAAGACATAatccaatttcattttgtcTTCAGACAAGACACCAATTCTGACTAATCTTCTAATCAAAGCATTACCTTCGAATAATCTTTTTGGGTCTTTTTCATCTCTGGTTAACAAATCACGAGCAGCTCTTCTGATTTTAGACAATTGGAAACCAATTCTGTAGATTTCTCTCTTGTTTTTTAAACCGTATTCACCGgccaatttcaattcagcATCTAAACGAGCTGATTCATATGGTCTCTTTGGGACAGAGTAAGTCTTGGAGTAAGTTCTTGGAGCACCTAAAGAAACAAATGTTAGAATGTTATtcacaaaacaaaaaaaaaaaatcgtCAGAGTAAACTACGGGTCCTCTACAacacaatttcaatttagatGCCAATGCAATTAAGAAACTTATTCTTTCATTATAACAGTTTTATCAATAGTCTCATTCTAGTTGTAGGTATATGGACATGCTTGAATGCAAGCTTCCGGTATATACAAAcagataaaaaaaagaaacattaTTGAACCCCTGTTTGGGGGAGTTTGCATAATGttattttaattatttgtaACTGAAGTGTCGGGAGTTCAGTTACTGAATTAAATGTAAGAAAagtttcttgtttttgcAAAAGCATTCTTTGAAAGtgtcaaagaaaattggAGGACCCGAACCTCAACGACCAGGAAGCACTCGAAAGTTCTGAAATCGTTAAAAGTATTTCATTAGTTTAACTTCAACATTAGTATCAATGATGATAGTAAAGCACATACGTGGCATGGTGTCTGATGAATCTGTTGcttaacaaaaaaaaaaataaaaagaagaaaaagaggaGTGTAAAATCTATaaccaattgaaaatttttttttttgcttttctATTCAATAATCTTGagaagacaaaaaaaatcagaTTATTCAAGGACGTGCG encodes:
- a CDS encoding calcineurin-like phosphoesterase, putative (Signal anchor predicted for SignalP 2.0 HMM (Signal peptide probability 0.207, signal anchor probability 0.793) with cleavage site probability 0.157 between residues 28 and 29;~1 probable transmembrane helix predicted by TMHMM2.0 at aa 7-29;~Similar to S. cerevisiae DCR2;~In S. cerevisiae: putative phosphoesterase that functions as a dosage-dependent positive regulator of the G1/S phase transition by controlling the timing of START.;~In C. albicans: putative DNA repair exonuclease; fungal-specific (no human or murine homolog).); translated protein: MLLPKRLLRSLIYLAFFLAVSLFLLLLANKHQIIEINKYIPFDIFGTAAPLFFQPPSDSFIVDISFNNCFKLGFNNKRCGLPDVSKGLLGDKAQWYRLKKDICLGSSWSKRQYLNYKKIKHDEFEKYLSAGKKNKENVVDEVIIDIAVADPVNDVKIKGNEKLKLPKYIIQTFHNVQVYDDDTHASFMEQNNDNRVNAAPVDDKIQAELESDGNKDIESAEENRKEEESKKEQDDERKEAAQEDAKEKGKEADQLKQSSEQNDNDHPKEFEENIKPESPKGDDKKDKREIVTNRNDLNRVLYVPKMDAVLKSGWRYKSNGIWLKYGPHNSKNTVSAIDLLFGYEAVDPRPNWNLIKIPITGVSNPSNLPAYITFRRGPKIDYKKEFETTLAMNSEDKFKILQIADLHFSTGYGKCLDPQPPSSAKGCKADSRTLEFINKVLDLEKPDMVVLTGDQIFGDASPDSESSAFKALNPFVERKIPFAITVGNHDDEGSLKREEIMGIYTDMPYSVAAMGPDSIDGFGNYVVTVQGKSSKSTALSLYFVDSHAYSKTPKITPGYDWIKENQLIYLKQEAESIQDSVEKYRKSNKIPLAMAFFHIPLPEFRNLNQPFIGENREGVTAPRYNSGGRQVLREIGVSVASVGHDHCNDYCLQDTQQSSSSADNKMWLCYGGGAGLGGYGGYNGYIRRMRVYELDTSKGEIKTWKRSEDNPGNVIDEQVLVTNGEVVNW
- a CDS encoding conserved hypothetical protein (Signal peptide predicted by SignalP 2.0 HMM (Signal peptide probability 0.948, signal anchor probability 0.010) with cleavage site probability 0.261 between residues 25 and 26) — encoded protein: MNRFLFNCLLFIGLLLIYKYSFMSADGKKEDSFETGEKIDGELYVKLGDKMVPISRINKPHAVVHPADHHANIGANKFPDVEPEQKQKEDLKEFSQQILKPDTNKPKIDPNSFPDIEPEAKEREAKLEAERVKKSE
- a CDS encoding CASP protein, putative (1 probable transmembrane helix predicted by TMHMM2.0 at aa 637-659;~In S. cerevisiae: Golgi membrane protein with similarity to mammalian CASP; genetic interactions with GOS1 (encoding a Golgi snare protein) suggest a role in Golgi function.;~Similar to S. cerevisiae COY1); this encodes MSNTEAKSKKMEGGDTSSHVFGNALQTWIEIDLPSLQKKLDEQGIELKEDQKASLLSRKNLASKTKEFKKLEDSEKLNQFKSLLKLYQNEIDNLTTKNKMVESYFFGIYRSLAEAPDPRPLLEMSLDSVIESKETLSLRKEVDRLTDELAKRADYDNLKQRLLQNEQKAAELLSLKLNAKEDEFKSIIDEKESNWLEKENHLKDQIKIAQRQIEELRTSNEVTELKLDNQNKQTGRDGVSASTLAELEIVTRDAEASKKRVFELEKRNEDLRRELSKSQNDIEIKSIKEDYSKRVSELEGENVLLVANLNQTRKKLQDSDKEHALKTDSLNRDISSMELEIKNLKLQLDKASDYEEIKGELQLLRQIEFGHGDEDDETGNANAKVDSILIERNKSLTQQLADHRAQHDDLNSKIVSLEAQVESSLAEVNRLKELNEKLENDLANLQDVASSNRFNDNASLISGMSRMTRPNGRSGSIISGHPGNNSFGSGLGIVAEDSPSILPIITKQRDRFREKNNELEEELRKQFNLVNELKRQNNSLKKDNEELYERTRYLASFQTPGTRNITTTSTGRKFLNPKPNTDLESNPYQQSYELKLHPIEQFRMREQERINSRLSPLERLFISITRAVLTTRTTRMLFLAYCLGLHIIVMFVTIYAMNLSTTLIPEVGKNTSTGGIASSKVVNDVSSGKVASPL
- a CDS encoding 60S ribosomal protein L21 (spliced gene;~Similar to S. cerevisiae RPL21A) yields the protein MGKSRGYRSGTRYAFQRDFKKHGTIPLSTYLKVYKVGDIVDIKANGSIQKGMPHKYYHGKTGIVYNVTKSSVGVIINKVVGNRYIEKRVNLRVEHVKHSACRQEFLNRVKSNAAKKREAKANGETVYLKRQAAKPRGSRIISTEGNVPQTLAPVAYETFI
- a CDS encoding 40S ribosomal protein S9 (spliced gene;~Similar to S. cerevisiae RPS9B); translated protein: MPRAPRTYSKTYSVPKRPYESARLDAELKLAGEYGLKNKREIYRIGFQLSKIRRAARDLLTRDEKDPKRLFEGNALIRRLVRIGVLSEDKMKLDYVLALKPEDFLERRLQTQVFKLGLARSIHHARVLITQRHIAVGKQIVNIPSFTVRLDSQKHIDFAHNSPYGGGRAGRVKRKNQGKGGEEGAEEEEE